From a single Capsicum annuum cultivar UCD-10X-F1 chromosome 12, UCD10Xv1.1, whole genome shotgun sequence genomic region:
- the LOC124889460 gene encoding uncharacterized mitochondrial protein AtMg00810-like — KNAFLNGDLHEEVYMTPPPGIDHQPGEVCRLRKALYGLKQAPRAWFEKFSTVITSLGFVPSNHDSALFVRCTSAGRILLSLYVDDMIITGDDHSGIELLKHDLAHRFAMKDLGLLRYFLGIEVAQSKKGYLLSQTKYISDLFTRARLSDNRTVDTPLETNARYSPSDGVPLSDPSLYRTIVGSLVYLTVTRPDIAHAVHVVSQFVTAPTSVHWGAVLRILRYLRGTQFQNLLFPSTSSLELRAYSDADWDGDRNDRKSTTGFCVFLGDSLISWKSKKQDVVSRSSTEAEYRAMAVTTCEIIWLRWLLADMGVHISMPTPLHCDNKSAVQIAKNSVFHERTKHI; from the coding sequence aagaatgcttttctgaatggtgatctccacgaggaagtttatatgactcctcccccaggtattgaccaccagccaggtgaagtttgtcggcttcgaaaagctttatacggtctcaaacaagcccctcgtgcttggtttgagaaattctccactgttattacttcccttggatttgtcccgagtaaccatgattcagcattgtttgttagatgtacaagtgcagggcgaattctattgtccttatatgtagatgatatgattattactggtgatgatcatagtggtattgagttattgaagcatgatttggctcatcgatttgcaatgaaggacttgggcttgctgcgttattttctgggtattgaggtggctcagtctaagaaagggtatcttctttctcaaactaagtatatatctgacttgtttacacgggcgcgtctttctgacaacaggactgtagatactccccttgaaaccaatgcacgttactctcctagtgatggtgttccattatcagatccgagtctttatcggactattgtgggtagtttggtttatcttacggttactcgtccagatatagcacatgcagttcatgttgttagccagtttgttactgctcctacttctgttcactggggagctgtacttcgtattctaaggtatcttcgtggcactcagtttcagaatctcttgtttccctcgacgtcatctctcgagttgcgagcctatagtgatgctgattgggatggagatcgcaatgatcgtaaatccaccactggtttttgtgtgtttcttggagactctttaatctcgtggaagagcaagaaacaagatgttgtctctagatcttccacggaggctgagtatcgtgctatggctgtgactacatgtgagattatttggttacgttggcttcttgcagatatgggggttcacatttctatgcctactcccctgcattgtgataacaaaagtgcggtacaaattgcaaagaattctgtcttccatgagcgtacgaagcacatt